In one Niallia taxi genomic region, the following are encoded:
- a CDS encoding LysM peptidoglycan-binding domain-containing protein, translated as MTREDPYRVQADRQKQRITRVEKQEVIPSENKEKEELPPRRSLHHKKKKKKKKNQKSTAITVLAFSFIALPVILLGIHEIMTRHAGDTTVPVSGSSTQFEQIGVEQKEKKSATDEDKDKIDDADEKSSKQAADTEDQQSTDKEQKAEKEAEQKAKAEAEKEAEQKAKAEAEQKAKAEAEKKAAEEAEKKAQAEAERKAAEEAKQKAQAEAERKAAEEAEKKAQAEAETTYIYHTVASNETLYRIAMNYYNSKSGVDIIKQANQLASDNVMVGQVLKIPQQ; from the coding sequence ATGACAAGAGAAGATCCTTATAGAGTGCAGGCAGATCGGCAAAAACAGCGGATAACTCGAGTAGAGAAACAAGAGGTAATTCCAAGCGAAAACAAAGAAAAAGAAGAACTGCCGCCTCGCAGGTCGTTACATCATAAAAAGAAAAAAAAGAAAAAGAAAAATCAAAAGTCAACAGCTATCACTGTTCTAGCTTTTTCGTTTATTGCCCTTCCGGTTATTTTACTCGGAATTCATGAAATAATGACTCGTCATGCTGGGGATACAACTGTTCCTGTTAGCGGCTCATCGACACAGTTTGAGCAAATAGGTGTCGAACAAAAGGAAAAAAAATCAGCGACAGACGAAGATAAAGATAAAATAGATGACGCTGATGAAAAAAGCTCAAAGCAAGCGGCTGATACAGAGGATCAACAGTCGACTGACAAAGAGCAAAAAGCTGAGAAGGAAGCAGAGCAAAAAGCAAAAGCAGAAGCAGAGAAGGAAGCAGAGCAAAAGGCTAAAGCAGAAGCAGAGCAAAAGGCTAAAGCAGAAGCTGAGAAGAAGGCAGCGGAAGAAGCCGAGAAAAAAGCACAAGCAGAGGCTGAGAGAAAAGCAGCAGAAGAAGCCAAGCAAAAGGCACAAGCTGAAGCTGAGAGAAAGGCAGCAGAAGAGGCCGAGAAAAAAGCACAAGCTGAAGCTGAGACAACGTATATATACCATACAGTTGCTTCGAATGAAACATTATACCGGATTGCGATGAATTATTATAATTCTAAGTCAGGGGTCGATATCATTAAACAGGCAAACCAATTAGCAAGTGATAATGTTATGGTAGGACAGGTGTTGAAAATTCCTCAGCAATAA
- a CDS encoding manganese catalase family protein: protein MWLYEKKLQYPVKVSTCNPMLAKFLIEQYGGADGELAAALRYLNQRYTIPDKVIGLLTDIGTEEFAHLEMIATMIYKLTKDATTDQLKAAGLDGHYISHEKALFYHDASGNPWTATYIQAKGDPIADLYEDIAAEEKARATYQWIINMSDDPDLNDSLRFLREREIIHSQRFREAVEIIKDDRDRKKVF from the coding sequence ATGTGGCTATACGAAAAAAAACTGCAGTATCCTGTTAAGGTAAGCACCTGTAATCCAATGCTTGCAAAATTTTTAATTGAACAATACGGGGGAGCAGATGGAGAGCTAGCGGCAGCACTTCGCTATTTGAATCAGCGGTACACAATACCTGATAAAGTAATTGGTCTTTTAACAGACATTGGTACAGAGGAGTTTGCCCATTTGGAAATGATTGCAACAATGATTTATAAGCTCACAAAAGATGCTACTACAGACCAATTAAAAGCAGCAGGACTTGACGGTCATTATATTTCTCATGAAAAGGCGTTATTTTACCATGATGCTTCAGGCAATCCTTGGACTGCTACATATATACAAGCAAAAGGTGATCCGATTGCCGATTTATATGAGGATATTGCAGCAGAAGAAAAGGCTCGTGCAACGTATCAATGGATTATTAATATGAGCGATGATCCAGATTTAAATGACAGCCTCCGCTTTTTGCGGGAGCGGGAAATTATTCATTCACAGCGCTTTAGAGAAGCTGTTGAAATTATTAAGGATGACAGGGACAGAAAAAAGGTTTTTTGA
- a CDS encoding YpbF family protein: MEVSIMKLDSNTDETTREMLQKLVEKKRKFDMLKTRHLFVMWLTIIVGFFYAYWLYKHIAVPFSHSFAIMFSIFIAKTFNLYALCLIVGSFGFMNVLKQKKDKAEKEYNELRCEIIDKAKDLWKKEEEWKSRHHVFYMMKKEYDINLFHETK; encoded by the coding sequence ATGGAAGTATCTATTATGAAGCTTGACAGCAATACGGATGAAACAACAAGAGAAATGCTGCAAAAGCTTGTGGAGAAAAAAAGGAAATTTGATATGCTCAAAACAAGACATTTGTTTGTTATGTGGCTGACGATAATAGTAGGATTTTTTTATGCATACTGGCTTTATAAGCATATTGCCGTCCCGTTTTCTCATTCCTTTGCGATAATGTTTTCGATATTTATTGCGAAAACATTCAATCTATATGCGCTTTGTTTAATTGTCGGATCGTTTGGCTTTATGAATGTTCTTAAACAAAAAAAGGACAAGGCAGAGAAGGAATATAACGAATTGCGCTGTGAAATTATTGATAAAGCGAAAGACCTCTGGAAGAAGGAAGAGGAATGGAAAAGTCGCCATCATGTTTTTTATATGATGAAAAAAGAATATGATATAAACCTTTTTCATGAAACGAAATAA
- a CDS encoding spore coat associated protein CotJA: MSQFYKKHHPYISPNDPCPPIKTKEYSTPPNLYMGFQPPHLPQFSPMEALRAGTLWKAFYDPYYGPLEKKAGDT; the protein is encoded by the coding sequence ATGAGTCAATTTTACAAAAAACACCACCCCTATATAAGCCCAAATGATCCTTGCCCGCCAATAAAAACAAAAGAATATTCCACACCGCCCAATTTATATATGGGCTTTCAACCACCACATCTGCCACAATTTTCACCGATGGAAGCATTGAGAGCAGGAACATTATGGAAGGCATTTTATGATCCTTATTACGGTCCACTTGAAAAAAAAGCAGGTGACACTTAA
- a CDS encoding CPBP family intramembrane glutamic endopeptidase, which produces MNKEKYFNVLNQLTDKELVKHLYITQIILIILSVGLGIFVFHMEDFGSLLLFKWTYVLAGLSVGAAVVLMDMIFMKYIPGKYHDDGGLNKRIFRQRHPVHIAVIAAVVSVSEEILFRGVIQTNLGLLAASIIFAVVHYRYLFNWFLFINIIFISLIIGCVYLWTGSLLATIIMHFTIDFSLGLLIRYKVFE; this is translated from the coding sequence ATGAATAAGGAAAAATACTTTAATGTATTGAATCAGTTGACAGACAAAGAGCTTGTTAAGCACTTATATATTACTCAAATTATTTTAATTATCCTTTCAGTAGGATTAGGCATATTTGTATTTCATATGGAAGATTTTGGTTCCTTACTATTGTTCAAATGGACATATGTATTAGCAGGACTTAGTGTAGGTGCGGCAGTCGTTCTCATGGATATGATATTTATGAAGTATATTCCTGGTAAATATCATGATGATGGTGGGTTAAATAAACGGATATTTCGTCAAAGACACCCTGTGCATATCGCCGTAATTGCGGCGGTTGTTAGTGTAAGTGAGGAAATTTTATTTCGAGGCGTTATCCAAACCAATCTCGGATTATTAGCAGCAAGTATAATATTTGCAGTTGTTCACTATCGTTATTTATTTAATTGGTTTCTTTTTATAAACATTATTTTTATAAGTTTAATTATCGGTTGTGTATATTTATGGACAGGAAGTCTTTTAGCAACGATTATTATGCATTTTACGATTGATTTTTCCCTTGGCCTGCTGATCAGATACAAGGTTTTTGAGTAG
- a CDS encoding genetic competence negative regulator → MRLERLNHNRIKIYLTFDDLYERGLTKDDIWKDSIKWQYFFHEMLEEANDMFDLEIHGSVAVEIFSMKAQGMVMILTMNEEESQDEELLAEGFLEMQVTVEETVDILYEFTELENAIQAAKVLQNACFSGGTLFSIENKYYLYFPDIAAAKEAQAAAILGEFGEASIKSIYIIEEYGRTILKNDAIEMLNQYFK, encoded by the coding sequence ATGCGCTTAGAACGATTGAATCATAACAGAATTAAGATCTACCTGACATTTGATGATCTGTATGAACGTGGACTGACGAAAGATGATATATGGAAAGACTCGATAAAATGGCAATATTTTTTTCATGAAATGCTCGAAGAAGCCAATGATATGTTTGACCTTGAAATACATGGTTCTGTCGCAGTCGAGATTTTTTCCATGAAGGCACAAGGAATGGTTATGATCTTAACAATGAACGAGGAAGAGTCCCAAGACGAGGAGCTACTGGCAGAAGGTTTTTTGGAAATGCAGGTTACTGTTGAAGAGACTGTTGACATATTATATGAGTTTACCGAGCTGGAAAATGCCATTCAAGCAGCAAAGGTTCTGCAAAACGCCTGTTTCTCTGGGGGGACATTGTTTAGTATCGAAAATAAATACTATCTTTATTTTCCTGACATTGCAGCAGCAAAGGAAGCACAAGCAGCAGCAATCCTCGGTGAATTTGGTGAAGCAAGCATTAAAAGCATCTATATTATAGAAGAATATGGACGTACTATATTAAAAAACGATGCGATTGAAATGTTGAATCAATATTTCAAATGA
- a CDS encoding spore coat protein CotJB — MKQLPKEYYQLLEQLQAVDFVLVELTLYLDTHPNDQDAINQFNHYAKEREKFKKLYEGNYGPLLQFGNSFSNTPWDWDEGPWPWQV; from the coding sequence ATGAAACAGCTGCCGAAAGAATACTACCAGCTGCTCGAACAGCTTCAAGCTGTCGATTTCGTATTGGTAGAATTAACACTTTACCTAGACACACATCCTAACGATCAAGATGCCATTAATCAGTTCAACCACTATGCAAAGGAAAGAGAAAAATTCAAAAAATTATACGAAGGCAATTATGGGCCTCTGCTCCAGTTTGGAAACAGCTTTTCTAACACCCCTTGGGATTGGGACGAGGGACCGTGGCCTTGGCAAGTATAA
- a CDS encoding metallophosphoesterase: MLAIINVIVAVILIILAGIALVIKMHKNALEDHIKYEMFYFPNFPRSFKEISLFFISDIHRREVSSSIVEEAKGIAKFVIIGGDLLEKGVSFDTVRKNLRKLKEIGPLYFVWGNNDYEADVDELKELFRSEDVTVLDNRSVSFSSNKGEKWHLAGTEDRSLELDDLDSALQGIKKSEFKILISHNPKVMEDLNDDHRVTLVLSGHTHGGQIRIFGFGPYEIGATKVIGNTTILVSNGYGTTSIPLRLGAKPETHIIKIQHTKDKRI, translated from the coding sequence ATGCTGGCAATTATTAATGTTATAGTGGCAGTCATCCTGATAATCCTTGCAGGAATTGCATTAGTAATTAAGATGCATAAGAATGCATTGGAGGATCACATTAAATACGAAATGTTTTACTTTCCTAATTTTCCAAGGTCTTTCAAGGAAATTTCGTTATTTTTTATTTCGGATATACATAGAAGAGAAGTTTCTTCGTCCATTGTAGAAGAGGCTAAGGGGATTGCAAAGTTTGTTATTATTGGCGGAGATTTGCTGGAAAAAGGGGTGAGCTTTGATACTGTCCGCAAAAATCTTCGTAAGCTGAAGGAAATAGGTCCCCTTTATTTTGTGTGGGGAAATAATGATTACGAAGCAGATGTAGACGAATTAAAGGAGCTGTTTAGAAGTGAGGATGTAACAGTCCTTGATAATAGATCTGTTTCTTTTTCATCTAATAAAGGGGAAAAATGGCATTTAGCAGGGACAGAGGATCGTTCCTTAGAATTAGATGACCTTGACTCAGCCCTTCAAGGTATAAAAAAATCAGAATTTAAGATTTTAATTAGCCATAATCCGAAAGTGATGGAAGACCTGAATGATGACCACCGAGTAACATTGGTGCTTAGCGGTCATACACATGGGGGTCAAATACGAATTTTTGGCTTTGGACCATATGAAATTGGTGCTACTAAAGTAATTGGAAATACGACTATCCTTGTCAGCAATGGGTATGGAACTACTTCGATACCATTAAGACTTGGTGCGAAGCCAGAAACCCACATCATTAAAATTCAGCATACAAAAGATAAACGAATCTAA